From Pseudoalteromonas piratica:
AGCTTTCAAAAGGTAATTGCTGCTCAGTAAACGTAATACGGCTGGTACGGCTAATGTCGGCCCAAATACTCGAATGGAATGGGTCTTCACATTCGCGTGTATAGTGACCAATTAATTCAAAACGTAAGGTATTAAAATCTTCAACAAACTTTGGTTCAAGTTTAATACTGTGTCTTTGCATGCCTTGGTTAACAGTTTCATGGCTTGCATCAACCACTGGAATCGTCGCCATTACCTCTTCATTCAGGTAGACCTTAATATGTGATAGTTCACGGATTAATGCAGGTGAACTGGTAAAGGCAAAATCGAGGCTTAGATCCGTAATGATATGGTCAACACGGTTGGTAAAATCAACGGTTCGGCTGGCTTGTACCCCGCGCAGACGCATATCTGGGCGGTTTAACTGTTCAAACGTATAGGATAAGGTGCTGCGCGGACCCGCTTCAGGGTAACCGTCTTTGTAAATTTCTTTGTTCTCAGCAATTTTTATTGCACTTTGAGCAAAGTTACCAGATAGACTATTATCGCTCGTGGTTGCAGAGCCACTCACGCTGTGAAGCGTGCAGAGCGCTAATATGCTTCCTGCTATTTTAGTTAGCACTTTCATAATTTAAATTTCCCAGCTTTGGCTTTCGCGGCATAAACGAACCAACCAAATTTAAAATATTACCAATTTTAGTTATGTATTTCTTCGCATTGTCAGGTGCATGTAAAATTAAACTTTTAAAACCACGCACACTGGTTTCTCGCACATGTTTAAAACTTTCAGAGGGTAGATCATGTGTGAAATTTTCTTGCCAAGTTAGCCATGCATCGGCACGGCTAAACGTTGATTCAATGTAGTTTTTTTCTTGTTCAAGAGTAAGGTTGTTAAGCGTCAAACCAGCACGGTTTTTGCGGCCATTGATGACTTTACATGGAAACGAAAATTGGCGACGTCCGCGAGACATTATTAATTCGATATCGCTTTCAATTTTCAGTAGATCCTCCGCTGGCAATTGTACACCTACACCTACATCACTAAAGTCAGTTACTCGCACTTTGTATGTTTTACCTTGGCTATCACGCACTGCCGCAGGAAAATCAGCTGCAATACGATGAGAGCGACGGACTTGCTTTGCTTCAGCTGCAACAGCAATGGCAGCACCTAAAATCATAAAATTATAAAGTGCCCACGCCATACTAATCAGTAATACGCCGATTTGAACAGGGTCACCAAAGAAAAGACGAAATACACCAACGACTAGACCGATTAAGTTAATTGTTGCTAAAAATAAATAAGGCTTTGAGATTTCCCAATCGTAGAAATCTTTGTCGGTTAATCCACCTTTTTCTGTTACGTTAAACTTACCTTTGTTAGGTGCAAATAATGCGACAGTAGTCGGTTTTAAAATGTACCAGGCAAGAACAGCCTCATACACTTCCCCCCAAAATGAATAACGCCATTTACCTTGGATTCGGGAGTTCGTTATTTTTACCTGCATCAAGGTCGGCACCACATACAATAAAATCGCTAAAAAAGGTGCATATATGATGTAGGCATCAAAATAGATAAGCGCGAGCGGTGCCGTTAAGAAAACAATACGGGGAATGCCTGAGAAAAAGTGCATCGCAGCATTGAGATAGCAAAAACGCTGACTTAATGACAAGCCTCTTCCAAGTAGGGGATTATCAACTCTGAATATTTGCGCCATGCCTCGTGCCCATCGTATTCGTTGGCCAACGTGGGTGGATAAACTGTCTGTTGCAAGGCCAGCAGCTTGCGGAATATTGATATATGCAGTGCGATACCCTTTACGCTGCATTTTAAGTGCGGTGTGGGCATCTTCAGTTACGGTTTCAAAAGCGAATCCACCAATTTCCTCAATTGCACTACGGCGAATAACAGCGCAAGAGCCACAGAAGAAGGTCGCATCCCAAAGATCATTTCCGTCTTGGATTAGGCCATAAAACAGCATGTTTTCATTTGGAATTTGTGCAAAATTACCGAGGTTCTTTTCAAACGGGTCGGCTGAGAAAAAATGGTGGGGTGTTTGCACCAAACACATTTTAGGGTCTTCAACAAATTGGCCAATTGTCATCTGTAAGAAAGATCGAACAGGGACGTGGTCACAGTCGAATATGGCAATTAGATCGCCATCAGTGTAACGCATAGCATGGTTTAAGTTACCCGCTTTCGCGTGGAAATTAGTAGGACGAACAATATAACCGACACCGATTTCGGCAGCAAATTGCTTGAACTCATCACGTTTACCATCATCGAGAATGTAGACATTCAATTTATCTTCAGGCCAATCTAATGCGAGGGCAGAAATAGTCGTCGGTTTAACTACGCTCAAAGGTTCGTTATAGGTTGGAATATAGACATCAACTGTCGGCCAAGTGCTGGTATCTTTGGGTAATTTAACGGGTTTTCGTTTTAGCGGTCTAATAGTTTGAAAGAAACCGAGGATAAGTATAAACCACGCATAGGTTTCGGCTGCAAGCAAACCAAACCCGAGGAATAATGCGATTGGGTCACCCCAGTTAAGTGTTTCATTAAAACGCCACCAAATATAACGAGTAGAAGTCGTGACAGACAGCGTTATCATAACAATGGTCGGTAAGGGGCCTTTGATACCGCGAAGGGAATACGCGATAAATAAGATTAAGCTCATAAAGATGGCTTGTGCTTCGAGTGAGAAGGGTACCGTGATAAAAATAGCAAGTAAAAAAAGCACGCCTGCGAGCAGTATCTTGGTAATGTGAGGCTTTTCCCAAAAATCTGCATTGGTTAATTTCTGCAAACCCGTTTGCGAGTTTTCATTAATTTCTTTATTAAGTGATTGACGAACTCTTAACGTAAACCATTTATCAAATTGATTTGCCCACTCTATAAATAGCGGCAAAATTTTGAAAATAGAGTACTTGGCTTGTTTCTCTTGGTTGTCTTTTTGGCCACGCTTAAATTTTACTAGCGTCAGGAATATCAGCTGTATGATAAAACGAAGTGGGTCACCTAGGCGAAAGCGATTTGGCTTTAACTGAGGAAAGTAACGATAAAAAGCGTTATCAAAATCTATCCGCTCTAACTTAATTAAAGCAAAGAAAAGGAAGTAAATAACGGTTAACAGCCCCGACATAAACACACTATAACTGTTATCGACGAAAAAATAGTCATAACGTGATTTGATAAGTTTAAAGCCGCTGGTTTGGCGTGTTGAATTGTTCTCGCTCATGAGGACTGTGTCTGCGCGTGACGTTTGTTATTCAACCAACTAGCGAGGGCATGAAAGTCTTCTTTCACAACACTTAGCGGGAAACAATTGATAAGTACATTTTTTGCCGCTAACGCTTCAGGTACAGCACTATCAAAATGCATAAAAAACGGCGCAAGCTGAGCTAGGTTAGCACGCCAGATTTGGTAAATATCAAGTTCAAGAGGATTGCTGGCATTAAAGCGGTTAATCAGGAAATAGGTGTTTTCACCAAAGTTGCCTTTTTTGATTTGGCTATAGCAGCTAGGGTCACAGGTTACAGTATTTATTACGATGTCGTTTTCATCGAGCGGTAACTCATCAAGCGATATATAACTCGGTACATCGAAAAATAGCCAGCTATTCACTTCTGATGACAGTCGTTTAGATTGGTTTAATAGGGTATTTAATGAAAAACTATTTGTTGCCTCTGAACCATAAGGCACATACTTTACACTGTCTTCGTTAACAAAAGCGACGTCTGTCCATTGCGAATTACTGTCGTTTATTTTATTAGACCAACCAATTTGGTCGTGCCAGTGGTGGCCTAAGTGCAAACACAATTCATTTTTAGGGTCGAGGTCAATACAAAGCACATTATGTTTGCTTTGAGCTAATAGTGTTGCAATATTGGCAACAATTGAGGTGGTACCTGTACCGCCTTTAATGCCCCTAAAAAAAACTCGATTCATACAAATAAATGCTGTGCTCTAATGGAATTGTTAAGTTTCTTCGATTTCACTTAAAAGATCGTATTTAGCGATAATTTTGCTTTCTTTCTGCTTTTCGGTAATTTCAACATAATCCGCGACAGCGATGTTGCTTTTAGATTCTAGTTTAGAAATATCATGCGCGTTGTAAGCATTTTCAATCTTTTGTGCGTTTTGATTTTCAGTCACAAAATTAACCTCTCAGGTAAAAACAGTTCTATTATTAGACGGTTAGATTCGGTTAAACTATTACATTCTATTACGCGGAAGATAAATTCAAAATTACCTATTTCCCCTTATATCCCTTTAAATTCATAAGCTTCTTCAAGCAGGTGTAATTGTAATTAACTTAAACAAATAAGGATTTAGCCGTTTTCTCAAACATGGCGCTGGACTTAGCTAAATGATTGTATATAGAATCATATTTTGAGCTAAATAGAAAGTATTACTTTTTTATATCTAAGCGTTATGTGGTAATAAGACGCTTATACTGCAAAACTGGGCTAAATGTGCATAAATTAAACTTTTTAGGTATTCAAAACGAGCAAGCTGAGATCACTAAATCTGCAACATATGTAATGTTTGCTAACAGTGAAGAGTTTGGTATTGAATTGGCCTTACGCTCGCTCGACGGGCAACATAATAATTTCGTTATTTCACAAGAGCCAGGGCGCTTTTTGACAAAGACGGATGGACAGTCCCAAGCACGTTGTCAGGCATTTACCTTAGACCATACCTTTTTTGTCGACAATCAACTAAACGCTATTAGCCAAATATTTGAAGAACTAAGTTTTTATTCTGGTTTTCGAAACAGCCACATAATAGTGCATTTTTCAGAAACGCTTGCCGCTCGCTTTGATGAGAACTTTGTTAAAAAATTATTGAAAAAAACAAAACGATTGAGTGATAAATACAAGACCAGTTTAGTGTTTTTAATGACTGGGAAAAGTGCACTTGAAAAGCTGACCCATTTTGTTAAGTACAGTGCGTTACTTGATGGGGTTGCCCATTTAAATAGTCACTTAATGAATCACGCGCTGATTTTTGATTTTTGGCGGCATTCACATGGCGTATGCTCAAAAGTTAAATACCAGTTATCCTTTGATGACAGTCCTTCGGCTCAGCTTGAGCAACAACAAGATGAAGAAAATGCCTTTTATCAGCAAAACCTTGAACAGGTGTTTATTGCAAAAGAATTGTTGCCTAGTGAGACTAAACTGCCACCTAATTACCATGTGTGCGATGACAACCAAAGCGTTTTAGAAAAGGCTAAAACAAATAAAGGCGCAACCGTTGTTCTTTATGCTTCAAGAGATGTCGAAAAAGCACAACTAGCAGCCCAGTGTTACAAATTACGTGAGCTATGTGGCCCCTGGTTAAAAATTGTTATCAAAAACAAAGATGGTGTATTACGACATCATGATGAATGTGTGTTTTTAACCTTAGGTGTCAACCTTATTTTGCATACAACGACTGATATTTCACGCCTGATGTCACAAGTGCAGGCGTTACAAGGCGTTAAATTCGCACGGGTATTACCAAAAGATTATAAAGCTGTATTGGCACATGCCAATGGTGTTGAAGAAAAAGGGTATTTAACCCCAACGCATTTTACTGACGCGGTTAAAAAGCAGAGAGCGTCGAGCTTGTCCACAGGGGTAAGTGGTGTTTTAGTGGTTTTGGACCTAATTAAAGGCTTAGACCCTATTGATGCATTAAGACTTTTTTCTGTTAAACGAAATGGCGATTTTTATACTGCTAACCGAAATCAGGTGTTGTTGTATCTGCATGGTTGCCGAGAGAACGATGTCACAAATGCGTTAGAGCGTTTATTTCGATTAGCTATTAGTGAGTTCTTTACTGCACACTCCATTTATTCGCAAGACTTGTACATTGAAGATATTTGCAGAAATTTAAAGCGTGATGATGAAAATAAAGAGTTGGAAGATTATTCTATTGGCTTGTTGGAGTCTGCAGTGGAAGAACAAGTGCCCACTATGAGTACATCCGGCAGAACATCCTCTATCAACGATATTTCACGTTTACCAACTAGAAAGCCTTGTACTCCTTATACCTTAACCTTAGTGGATTCAGAGTAAATGTATTTAACTTATATTATTATTGCGTTCCTGCTCGGGGTGGTTATTGGTATGGTACTCACTCAATACCTTAAAGAGCTTAAACACACTGTTAGCAAATTTTATAAAACGTGGACGTTTAAACACAAAGCAATTCATCCCTACAAGCCACAGGATAAAGACTAATTTATGAGCATTACACACCCCGATAAAGATCCCTTGCGTTATGATCCATTAGGGCGATGGAATTTATACTTCTTAGTTAAATTAGGCTTGTATTTTAGTGATGTAATTAGTTTACATGTGTTAGAAAATTTGGCGTTTATCGCTTTTTTATTACTGCCCTTTAAAAATGTTATCTTACATAAGGCAAAGCATGTTAGTGCTGTTTTTGTTGCTGCGTTCTTACTGCATTATGATTCTTATCTACCGCCCCTAGGTCGTTTACTTGAAAGTGGCGACTTACTCAGTGATTTTAGTTTCCCTTATCTTATCGAGTTATTATCACGATTCTTATCGTGGCAATTTGTCGCGATGGCATTGGTATTGTTGATTGTATATATCTATTTGGTGAGCTGGGTGCGTTTTACAACAGTCAGCATCGCAGGGATATTGTATATTGGCCTAGTTCAGTTTTTTGCCACGCAAACTGTGGTTAACACTGATGCCACATTGGTAAATAATGCGCGCCATGCATCGCCTTCACAATCGCAGCCCACATCAATGGATCCTGAACAAGCGATACAAACATTTTATCAACAGCAATCGCGCTTGCGTACAGAGTTTCCTGCTACAAACTTAGGTGGTGATTTTGATATCGTGTTACTTAATGTCTGTTCACTTGGCTGGGACGATTTAGAGCGTGTTAATCTAGCAAAACACGCGCTCTTTAATCAGTTTGACTTGTTATTTGATAACTTCAGCTCAGCGACGTCTTACAGTGGCCCCGCAGGGATTAGATTATTAAAAGCGAGCTGTGGGCAAACCTCGCATCAAGGCCTATACAGCGATGCTAATAATCAGTGTTATTTGTTTGAAAATTTAGCAAGCTTAGGTTTTGACAATGATTTTGCGATGAACCATAACGGTAATTTCGATAACTTCTTAGGAATGGTTGAGAGCCAAGGCCGCGTTGATGCAAAGCTTCAATCACTTTCAGGGGTAAAAATCGCCCAACGCTCGTTCGATGGCACACCGATTTTTGATGATGAGCAAGTATTAAATAAGTGGCTTAAATCACGGTTAACGTCATCTAAACCACGTGCAGCCCTTTACTACAACACCATTAGCTTACACGACGGTAATATTATTGAAGGCCGCAGTAAGTTCGGCAGTAGTTTAAAAAGCTATGGAACCCGTACTGAAATGCTGTTTAAACAGTTTGACCGATTCTTTAAACGTTTAGCACAAAGCGGTAGAAATTATATGGTGGTGATGGTGCCAGAACACGGAGCCTCATTAGCTGGAGATAAAATGCAAATCGCGGGTATGCGCGACATACCAAGCCCTGCAATTTTAGATATTCCTGTTGGCGTTAAGTTTATTGGCCCTAAAGTCAAAGCCAATAGTGCACAAAAAGTGATTTCTGACCCCTCAAGCTATCTAGCTATTTCAGAATTAATTGCCCGTGCAACGCGCCAGAATCAATTTGAAGGTACTTTAGATCTTGCCGCACTGGTAGCTGACCTGCCAAAAACCCCTATGGTGGGA
This genomic window contains:
- the bcsA gene encoding UDP-forming cellulose synthase catalytic subunit codes for the protein MSENNSTRQTSGFKLIKSRYDYFFVDNSYSVFMSGLLTVIYFLFFALIKLERIDFDNAFYRYFPQLKPNRFRLGDPLRFIIQLIFLTLVKFKRGQKDNQEKQAKYSIFKILPLFIEWANQFDKWFTLRVRQSLNKEINENSQTGLQKLTNADFWEKPHITKILLAGVLFLLAIFITVPFSLEAQAIFMSLILFIAYSLRGIKGPLPTIVMITLSVTTSTRYIWWRFNETLNWGDPIALFLGFGLLAAETYAWFILILGFFQTIRPLKRKPVKLPKDTSTWPTVDVYIPTYNEPLSVVKPTTISALALDWPEDKLNVYILDDGKRDEFKQFAAEIGVGYIVRPTNFHAKAGNLNHAMRYTDGDLIAIFDCDHVPVRSFLQMTIGQFVEDPKMCLVQTPHHFFSADPFEKNLGNFAQIPNENMLFYGLIQDGNDLWDATFFCGSCAVIRRSAIEEIGGFAFETVTEDAHTALKMQRKGYRTAYINIPQAAGLATDSLSTHVGQRIRWARGMAQIFRVDNPLLGRGLSLSQRFCYLNAAMHFFSGIPRIVFLTAPLALIYFDAYIIYAPFLAILLYVVPTLMQVKITNSRIQGKWRYSFWGEVYEAVLAWYILKPTTVALFAPNKGKFNVTEKGGLTDKDFYDWEISKPYLFLATINLIGLVVGVFRLFFGDPVQIGVLLISMAWALYNFMILGAAIAVAAEAKQVRRSHRIAADFPAAVRDSQGKTYKVRVTDFSDVGVGVQLPAEDLLKIESDIELIMSRGRRQFSFPCKVINGRKNRAGLTLNNLTLEQEKNYIESTFSRADAWLTWQENFTHDLPSESFKHVRETSVRGFKSLILHAPDNAKKYITKIGNILNLVGSFMPRKPKLGNLNYESAN
- the bcsQ gene encoding cellulose biosynthesis protein BcsQ; the protein is MNRVFFRGIKGGTGTTSIVANIATLLAQSKHNVLCIDLDPKNELCLHLGHHWHDQIGWSNKINDSNSQWTDVAFVNEDSVKYVPYGSEATNSFSLNTLLNQSKRLSSEVNSWLFFDVPSYISLDELPLDENDIVINTVTCDPSCYSQIKKGNFGENTYFLINRFNASNPLELDIYQIWRANLAQLAPFFMHFDSAVPEALAAKNVLINCFPLSVVKEDFHALASWLNNKRHAQTQSS
- the bcsE gene encoding cellulose biosynthesis protein BcsE, coding for MHKLNFLGIQNEQAEITKSATYVMFANSEEFGIELALRSLDGQHNNFVISQEPGRFLTKTDGQSQARCQAFTLDHTFFVDNQLNAISQIFEELSFYSGFRNSHIIVHFSETLAARFDENFVKKLLKKTKRLSDKYKTSLVFLMTGKSALEKLTHFVKYSALLDGVAHLNSHLMNHALIFDFWRHSHGVCSKVKYQLSFDDSPSAQLEQQQDEENAFYQQNLEQVFIAKELLPSETKLPPNYHVCDDNQSVLEKAKTNKGATVVLYASRDVEKAQLAAQCYKLRELCGPWLKIVIKNKDGVLRHHDECVFLTLGVNLILHTTTDISRLMSQVQALQGVKFARVLPKDYKAVLAHANGVEEKGYLTPTHFTDAVKKQRASSLSTGVSGVLVVLDLIKGLDPIDALRLFSVKRNGDFYTANRNQVLLYLHGCRENDVTNALERLFRLAISEFFTAHSIYSQDLYIEDICRNLKRDDENKELEDYSIGLLESAVEEQVPTMSTSGRTSSINDISRLPTRKPCTPYTLTLVDSE
- the bcsG gene encoding cellulose biosynthesis protein BcsG; the protein is MSITHPDKDPLRYDPLGRWNLYFLVKLGLYFSDVISLHVLENLAFIAFLLLPFKNVILHKAKHVSAVFVAAFLLHYDSYLPPLGRLLESGDLLSDFSFPYLIELLSRFLSWQFVAMALVLLIVYIYLVSWVRFTTVSIAGILYIGLVQFFATQTVVNTDATLVNNARHASPSQSQPTSMDPEQAIQTFYQQQSRLRTEFPATNLGGDFDIVLLNVCSLGWDDLERVNLAKHALFNQFDLLFDNFSSATSYSGPAGIRLLKASCGQTSHQGLYSDANNQCYLFENLASLGFDNDFAMNHNGNFDNFLGMVESQGRVDAKLQSLSGVKIAQRSFDGTPIFDDEQVLNKWLKSRLTSSKPRAALYYNTISLHDGNIIEGRSKFGSSLKSYGTRTEMLFKQFDRFFKRLAQSGRNYMVVMVPEHGASLAGDKMQIAGMRDIPSPAILDIPVGVKFIGPKVKANSAQKVISDPSSYLAISELIARATRQNQFEGTLDLAALVADLPKTPMVGENSGTRMQMFNGKPYIQLDDGDWMVYPGY